The following nucleotide sequence is from Mytilus trossulus isolate FHL-02 chromosome 9, PNRI_Mtr1.1.1.hap1, whole genome shotgun sequence.
TATATGCATCTTTCAGGTCTTCTTActcctaaaatataaataacatggcCTTCTATAGCCCACTATACGatttgagtttgtttttttctcattgttgaaggccgtatggttcatttaaactttggtgGATCTTTGGTTCATTTgcaaatcataccacatctcttttttttcttaataaagtAGACGTTCTGGTTTATTGTTAAGGAATAAAAGAGAGGGGACATTCAAAGTCATAGATCAAATACAAACTGACAAAGGCATGcggcttaaaaagaaaaatataaacaggaaaacaaaagtacttaagaaaactaaagactagtCTAAGCAACGAGAACCCCGTTAAAACTGGGGTTGATCTCAGGAgctcctgaagggtaagcagatcctgctccaaatgtggcacccgtcgtgttgctcatgttattacaaacacAGTAAGTAGagcttattcggtaggtcacattcgccGGAAATTAAGGGAACGGCATTGTATTTGCAatataaggaacatatccgatatcatctttgtgaaacggatattccgtTACAGTtaacataataattttatttgcaaaaatacacCCATATGGGTCaagcaaacacaaatacaacatttaatacagacagtgaagaattacaaatataaacataaaaaaaacatagttataAATGGTAATTAATGTAGCCTTTGATGGACATGGACCTCATTTTCGCAATTCTAATGATTGCTTTATAAAGTCACCAATTTCTGTCAAAAGCTCAGATTTAggatttaaaagttgttttagcTTTAAAAGTGgttgataatttgtaaaatcaggatttaaattacaaatctttaaaaataagcaaTCTCTTAAAGTTGAGTTTAGTTTGCAGTATAgtaaatcaaagtactgaagtagtactgaacatcggatgaccgcagGTTCTTGTGGATGGTCAAAAGCACATGTCACAGAAACAGATCACATCTCTATACCTGAAACTTGGGTTAATTTacagagatatttttttctgatacaaGTTCGTGCttggatgatgaataaatgacaggAAATTCAACCTCACcgtaataactattatattgtagTGCAAGAAATCAGTATACCTTGGACTATTATACTTGTATAATAATAGTCGTAGAGAATACactggtttgttgttatatatattattaatattacgaTTGCATGTATGTACCAATTATCAGgttgtctgcatgttgatatcgtaaaatatcagctgcgagacatattaagctttttgtcgagtaagcgcagcgaacgagatcaaaaagccttcatattatttcgagcagctgatattttacaatattaatatgccgataacctgataatcgatttatcgggctgCATTTGCGTCTTTTGGAAGTATTGTCTTAGTTTCATCAGCAACCGGAAgttgacttgataagttcggggcAAACTTATCAACGTCGGtacaaacattatgacgtcgctgatatgtccgggtcaaagttattaaggccagGTCAACGTAGTTGACGTCACAAAGCCGTGATATGGAGTTTTATTAAGAGCTGAGCAGATTGATATAGACAGTTGATCGACCGATAAATGTCATTTTCATCTATTTGTATATATGATAATTCTATTCTACTATTATTATAGTGCagtgcaagtgcatggtggacactcttctgtaaaaaaatcaaagtctaataggctgtaaaagcaattgctgccaTGTTAATGTTTTGGGACACTTTTATTTTTCGTCTACATATATAAGAATTAAACCTGACAGGACATGGTTGTCTAGTGAAAAGCAAGAaggttttatatttcacaaggagacaacaaGTTTACCAGGCTAAAGTTGGGGGTAATTATGGATTATCCCCTGGTAGTGTTTGTAACTGGGcaataattacttttatttatttaattttaacaattttcataattaatttaaattaaccattcagttaaaacatttcacCTTTCGAGACGCTAATGTTGAAAAATGggacagaaataaaataacttacaagacataaacatgcaaaaaataaatatatatttcagcttactaaaaatattttcatagtgTTACTTTgacatcatttcttaaaactaaGTCCCACACATAATTGTTCATTTGATATGGGTCATCCTCATACGGTACGAGAAGTTTTCatgtcgctaaatagtcttcttgtcgcttaatttattcttcttgtccgttcttgacgcttcttgtcgctaaaagtTCTTGTTGACGTTATTAGTGAGACCGCTATTTTTAGATTACAGGTGGTCATTTACACTACACGTATAACCTGTGTAGTGATTTTTACTTtacgataaatttatgaatgaacgatagttttatgaatgaacaagagcACATTACCTCTTTCTGaaacaccaattaaacatataaaatcgtatttattaagatataattcagtcaaattttcaccactaaatcaacaactgaaatgattccatattttgttgaaacatcgtaCAACCGGAGAACAGAAATCGCAGGTATGAAAATGCACTTTTTTCACTGGTGTTGAAAACCCAAAACTAATTTGACTAGAATTTATGAATGACGGAAATTTAAGCGATAACAATACATCGGAGTGACCTCAAGGTCATCCTCTGTAAAAATGGTattcatcatcaattttatttacataaccTTTGATCTCTGGGTACATTTTTATATCTTCCCATTTCAACTTCTAGGTTATGGTCACTAACccttaatttagaaattaattgtctggttttaaaatttgattcttttagtaaataattttcaatttttatctcagtttttatttgaccatATAGAAATAATTTCGAACTGTCTGTTATAGAAGAAAGTTTATTCAAgactttttttgtataaaattcatGTGATACCTGTTTAAACTTCATCTTTAaggaatatttaattttattgtatggTTTATCACAAGTTTCAAAATCTTTAGCATTTAATCCAgtctctttaaaaatatttagagcAAATGTATACCAACTATGAAAACCATCATTATGCAACTCGTGACGGCGTCCGTAAAAAAAATACGATGgggtgatttcaacttcaccatttgaaacttttggtttaatatcttccttgtgagcagcaaaccTATATCAAGGataatgataggaaatacaagcccgggcATATTGTATcgattgggagatatatactacgtatgcaggcgctgctaaAATGTTGCCACGTAcgcagaaatggaaagttcactgaaatatttcttttgtcgtaaagtttcgattttcaaccaaccctcattgtcaatttctatataTGTAAGTCAAAATACAAGGCTGACtttactgtatctgttgtatcctttgtCTCTAGTTCGACAGGATATAGTTTAGttaacatagtcaccaaatttgaattatttagtgagggAACATCATCTTTATTGCGGAAATTAAAGCTAAAGGATATTGCTCACTCCTTTGCTTTCTTGCTAAGAAGTTTTTGTATGAAGTCAGTCTCATAAGAATAAAGGAaaaagtcggcaagaagaggagCACAGTTGGTTCCAATGCAAATACTaattgtttgttgaaaaaaaacacgtCCTAGCTCCAAAcgttacaaatattttgataatcaaGATATTGTCAGTTTGAGTGCATTTCGTTTTGTTAGTTGaaatgtagaaaagtcaaatgttttactaGTATTACTTTTTAACGATGAAAGAGCcatagattgtatgtactctgaAATTGTTTTAGTAAGCAGCTATAtgtctgattcacgccaccagaataggcagtttcacaataactttgaaatccGGCTTTGATTGCtaataaaattgatgttaataattgagaaaaaggtttcgtggagcacttggaagactcAGTAATATACCGTTGTGTGTAAGGGGACTTGTATAGTTAAGGTAATCCAATACAGCGATTGAagaatttggttgaaattccaaaagaACATAGAATAGatctatgattatccaggatttcctcttcaGTAAGTGTTGTGGGGgcatatgttgagtttccaagtgaattatCAATCCCTAATTCATTTATTAAGCAGTTTGTGCAATGTGATTTatacacaaaaacgatgttgtttaatcatctaaatatatttttcttctttcctTTTTGGTTATTAAGGTTGGGGGAATAtggagttgttgtctctttggtatgTACCCCTAATTATTCAACTACATGTGGatattttataagaatattCATTGTACTTcgctttaaatttatttgaaaaatacaaattaataaaggTTTCAACAAGCACTGACAATTTGACTTGTTTTTGTTATGAATATGtctgaaatatttgtcgctgtACATTGAGCAAACTAACAATCAATAATTTTTAGGTGGAAATTCTCTCTTTAATTGATTTGATATAAGTagatcttcatttttttaatgtggaAATATAGATTCCACAACTGCAACAAGTTTATTACGATATTTTTACattcgagatagttaaattttaatatttaaagcctGAGGCTTGCCAAgctctttaaattttaaaatttaactgatgagagtggagaaatattgtaACACTGGTTATAGACCATTTTAGGACCCCAACAGTCTGAAATGAGAGCAATATAGGACTTATATAATTCTGTTAACTTTATGTTTGATTGTTTACATGTTATAACTGAATGTTGTGGAATAATATGTTTGattgtttacatgtttatgtttgATTGTTTACATGTTATAACTGAATGTTGTGGAATAATATGGTGATATTCATGAAATCACTcttcattgtattttaaaaggaGTTACATGATGGCTGTCACTTGTTGAGCAGAAATGGTGACACTTCTTCCGGTTTGTGTCAATTCAGTATCTTCTTTTCCCTTTAATACCAATTCTAtggttatatttgttaattgtgtTGTGTATTTCAAAGCTCACAATTCATTGGAAATAATTCTAAAATGCAGAAAGTCAGTGTTGTCTGTACTCAGTCTTCTACCACCAATTAAACAAACCTGTTGCCATGATGTACTAgctattatttttaaaatgcagAGTAAGTAATGAATgttaatatttctaaaataacaGTGTACAGAAAGAAATGTCATTCAATGATCTGTAACTGTTCCCATCTTTGTCTTTTTGACTATGATTAGTTATATCATTGATAATCATACcgcacatttttatttaagaaatgactgtaatattttttctgtctattctaaataacataaaaaatttggtgcacactgaataacgcgcgtagcgtgttatttaacagtgtgcaccacattttttatgttatttcgaatagacagaaaaaaatattacagttatttcttataaattaattctaaattccattttaaaccgtagaaaaccgtgaaaaaacgttgatgacgtcacggtcacatgactaaattatgtctatgggctcataacaaaataatgtcagccaatcagaagacgcttTACATCCAAAactaaattatttgtaaatgttgATCTAAACAGAAAAGAACAGTTCTATGCagtacaatatttgttttcactCTGGGTAGTAAGCTGCATGCTAAGTGATAAAGTagcatatttcaatttttaactaCTTGGTTTGATCAGTTGATTACCTATTGATCACTGCTGAAGGCTGTACAATGATATGATCAATAGCTGCTTACATCCCCTTCATTTGGCCTCTGGTTGATAGTGGtttcattgccaatcataccacattgtcttatttttatatgcttatgaacatacatgtatatgatttattattttgttatgcattttaaaagaaagataaacaaaagaattaagagcataatttttattaacatcaTCTCAAAGAAATTTCAAGTTCTCTAGCTACTTCTAATCTGATTTTACTTTGAAGCTTCCAGCTTGTATCATATGACAACACTTTGTCATGTGATTGAAACTGTAACCTATAGCAACGACTCTTTCTTCCAGTTATATCACAGATATAGGTGTCAATCAATTTGACTGACATGACTGAATCCTTAGCCACTCCTCTAATGacatcaaaaaatatatattcatcaaAATCTTTCTTTTCATTCTCCCAGAAACTCATGTCATGATCAAACATCACTGGAAATAAACTAACTGGACTATATTCAAaagaattatctcccctgatTGAACATTGTTtagaaaaatctaaattatttgaaaataacaattCAACATGAGGGAGTCTGAATGCTGCTAAAGTCAGAAGATTTAAATCTAATACAAAGACTAAACAATTGACCGTGTTcttatttgaatgatttttgtaaaaccaCAAATGACCAATAGTTCTATCCCTGATTTCTGAAGGACAATCAAAGTCTACTTGCATTGAACCAATTGCATTCAAACCAGGTAGATCAGTATCCAAATTTTCTAAAGCATCACATGATATTTTCAAGCCTGGAAAAGATGCATCCAAACAGGCAGTTAATTTCTTAAAGCTTGAAGAAATATCTTCAGATTTGGATATTTCTCCacttttaaagttgaaaacTCCCAGCATTTCAGATTTTACAGGACAAGTGAATGGGTTTATTTCACAAGGTCTAAATACTTGTCCAGTCATCAGACATAGCGGTGGCATTTTATCCTTAATTTGTTGATCAGAATCTGAAAATTGCTCACAATGTAAATTTTCGAGTTCATCGTTGATTTCTTTTACATTTCCAGCTGTTTCATGATTTGAATATGCAATTTTGTTTAATAGAAATGGAAAATGTTCCAGTAGTGAAAATCTCAAATGACAGTCAGAAGTTTTTGGAACTGCTTCCACTCCTGCCTGACACTCAGTTACTTCCCCTTCTTGTTCCttataaattatctcccctttagaCAGACATGAATTTTCATTGCTGAGTTTACTATGGTTTTTCATAGcacaattttcaaaagtttgttTCCCATCAAATTCTGAACATTTCTCTGTTCTATAAAATCTCAAATCAAAGTTTTCAAAGTATTTTGATTTAGCCACATCTCCATTGATCCCTGTAAGTAATTCTTTCAGTGAGCCTGGTGCCTGTCCTAAAACTGGGTCTGGTGCTGGaaccagttctatagaaaactGTTCTGCTATATGACTTTCAAGGTGTTTATATACCTGAGAAACTGGATGATTTTCTACCATGAAAAGGTttctggaaaataaaaaaatatcatgtgcAATTATAATTGACAATGAAATTCACACTGctgattatcaaaaaaaaaaaatttaatttacttgAAACAAAGTGTTTTTCATCAGACATTATTGAACAGAACAATCACTTATGATGCACTATGAATAGcaaacacataaacaatattctttcaaaaaataaaaatataactcttttattaaaattactAGTTTTTTTGTACCTATCTATCAAGACTATGCAATTTTCTTATTGAAGTTCTTCTATAACACAAAGTGTGTATGtggtgaaaataaatatttagccTTGCagtatatatcttttattcatTAGCTATACTAAATACAACATTTACCACCTAAAACGGATATATCACATTGTATTATCTGcagatattttatgataaagatTAATACAGTGGGAATTGATATCATGTGACATACATACTAATCATTTGCCATGGCAAAGGataaaatgtcaacaataaGATTCACTTTTGACTAATAATAGTCTATGAATTGTTCTTATTTGTATTGCTATCAGATACAGTTTTAAAAGTGTAGTTACCTGGTATGGACCAGTAGCTTTTTACCAACATGGATAGTATTAAAGATATTGCACCAAATGTACAGTTACAATACTATTATTATGACTTGTTCTCAGTATGAAAAATTTAccttatattaaatttttatacaaatagtaccagaaaatatataaacttacCTTGAAATTCTTCTGTTTAAATATTCAGATTTGATTAAGGTTAAGGGAATACTTTCTGTTGGTAATgggattatctcccctttctGAAAGacatgagttattgccctttctGTGTTAAATCCTTTATCTTGACTCCTGTAAAAGAAATGTAAACTAACTGCCAAGTTTAATTGATGAGCTTTGCTTTTTTGCAGACTTGATAGCTTAATAAACCCCATAATTACATATTAAATCTCAACTgttcattgatgaaatattcgttTTTACAATGCATTAATACTTAAAACCTgatgattgttttttaattgaaaaaatccTATGTGAATCAAgtatgtgaagaaaaaaatccatggaggaaagggttGAAGTTCACAAATTTTAATTGATCTTAAAATTATGATAAGGCtgaaatattattcatttattaaagGTCTATTCCATTGCATATCAACTGTAAACCTGATTACAAAATCTACTGAAAATCCTTcttataacagaaaaaaaccaaagacccttgaaaagtatttttaagTATGTAAATAACATCAGTAATGTCTCactgtgactttgagatgaaaacagcaataaaagcCTTGTTCCTTGTGCCTTTGTATTTTTGTACTGTTTCTTTGTTCATTGTGGTATGCATCAGACTGTGAATTGTTTCACCTAGTGTCATACAGGTCTTACTTAAGGTTGtcagttttgctcattgttgaagaccatttTGAAGGTTTGGGTTATCTGTAACTGTTTACATCTTTGTCCTTTGGTAAATTGATTGTTGTCTAAAtagcaattataccacatcttctaattcatatattttcaacattgtACCTGAAACCTGTGGAAGAATATTCCTCAAAGTCATTGACTACAAATGGccaaaaatctttcaaaatgaGACCAGCATTAGCTGCCATAGAAACGACCTGCCAACTATCATACCAAGCTCTCATTGGTTTGTCTGCAGGTGTTCCACCTTGACCTTTACATAATGTCATAAGGATCTGTCCTTCATCTGTTATGATATTCACAGCACTGTAAGGAAAAAATGTTGGTTGGAATAATTATAAAAGCAAAAATGCAAAAAGTTGCGCTGGCAGAGACCACAGCAATTTGATAAATGATATTTCTGTAACAATTTTTTGCTTGTTGCTCATATAATGGCAGAAGACATGCCATAAAGGCTCATCCATCACACTCAGAGAAATTTAAGCATCTAATCAAATCTTAGCttacaaattgtttttgtttactatAGACTATCAAATATCATATAAAGGAAATAACAATTATTTATCACATACCTGGTTGTTATTATTGGACAAGGTCCAAACAGTAAGACTTTCGAAGTTTCAAAGTAAATTTCATGATGGATCACTTTTTACGCAATCAGGGGTTCATTCAGATGAGAATAAGTTTGAAATTTGAgccattgtttttttacaaagttaAACAGCTAAATGTATTAATGTATTAAATTAAGTTGCAATAACAAAACAGAATAAGTTAGACCTCATCCTCCCCCAGTTTCTCAGCCTCAtgtaaaaaagtttatatttttctgactttgatcttaaattttattatttcttgtagccaaagggagataattatttgtattttttctatcttaATCCAAGTTAGAATACTAGAAAATCAGATAAGAAAAGATATCAGATTTCCCCTATGGATGCAATAccttatttacttttatatgaattaaaagatAAGGAGATAAGAACcagtaaaattatatttttttaatacacatCATGattatttattcttatttgaaatttcaGGACTTTAGCATGACATCAAAAACGAGTAGAAGCTTACTGGCGCcctatttaaacaatatattgtgCAAAAAATTTTTCATAGAGATATATGTAAACCATAATAAACACTTAAAACATATCCTTTTAATTACCTtactatatatttaaaaatattgggaccataatcaataaaaatttcaaaatgttgacTTTCTCAACTTTTTCCTCCACCAGCTTATTACCAATAACCTTTGTCTTTGTGACACTTGCCCCTTACACAAACTtgcttttttttcaagattgaATTAAAAAGCAATCAAGTGTACATTTGAATTATTCAGTAAATCAGTTGTCAAACCTTTTTGGTAGACAgtcataaaacataaatacaaaattctaCTGTCAAATGTGAATAATTTAAACGAGAAGCACTGAAGTTACTTCCACTGTAATAATAGTTGTTACCTGCAGAAGAAATCTGACAACAGCTTTCTATTTTTCTTATGGTTAGACTTCCCACCAGAATGgggaaaattgaaaataattctatCAAACTTGTCATTCTTGAATCGAGGATCTGTGTGAACTTTAGTAGCATCTGTTGCAAGGTACACTGTTACACCTACAGATGAAAACAAagagaataaaacaaaaagaatgacATGAAAAAACTATTATGAACTTTGTTTAAATCTGTGATCATTCTTTTGTagccaaagggagataactatttataatttgaataattttgtaaCAAGAAAGTAAGAATATCTGATTTcctcttttttcaattatttatgtaataaattcatgcatttgttcttatctaaaaaaaaatctattttcaagAAAAGGAGATAACTATTGTGTATGAACTTTGTTTTGAAACTGGCACCATTTAACTTTTcgtaatatataaaatatataatttgtctaAATAACAGCATATATGTTAAGATCTGTAAATATGTGTTATAATTCattaaggccattagttttctcaactgaattgtttcatatttttcatgtcagggtcttttatagccaaccatatgttttttctttgttaaagGCTGTACAAATGCCTATATTTGCTATCATCCACTTAACTTATACcttggtggagagttgtcttattagcaATCATATCAAATCTCAGGGACTAAATTTTttggctctcccttgacaccatttgcgagtatggtcttgaggaaacgatgatagtccatTGGAAGGGGACGATGAATGGCTGACccatgttaagagagagccttttctcttgcacgttaaagacacccttgtagatttaaaaaaagagcaggttaatgccgctacaaggcagcactctcacccgcaaagtggaaagggattaatataagttgcaaaacttgtttcccaatccactataaataaatatgtttaaactaatatgaaatctccttatttttatactagtCATGTGCACAATATACCATGTTCTTTCAACAGATCAATATTTTCCAATGCTGTTTTGTGTTTCTGAATGGACTCTTCTGTCTCAAAACTTGTTGACACCATAAGCTTTCTGTATTGTTTTGATAGGAACTTCACCATGGCAACAGAAAAGGAGAAATCTCCTTCACCAAGCAGTAAAATCTGACCTTCAAATGAAGAATTCATCCTGAAAATACACATGTAAAATTTTTATAGTGTCAAGGCAATTTAATCAGCATCTTCAGTTGTAATAACATTTGAATTCCAAATTTCCATTCAAGAACTTTTTGAAGGGAAATGAATAACAATTCTTtactgtataaaaatatatgacatcTGTTTTCAACAACATGAATTGAATAACAAATTACATTTGTTGCAATAAAGTAGCTAATTTcccagaaaaataaaatcaatatttcacatttgataaaagtatgaattcattgttatttgttggataccaattcaatttaaaaaaaaattatagttttaTAGTAAAAGTTATCTTTGAATTTAATTGACTAGCAAAGTACAAATATTCTATAGGTCTATAAGAATTTGGCTAAAccctgaaatcaaatatccataaATATCcatggcctttgttagtcttgtattatattaattttagtttcttgtgtacaatttggaaattagtatggctttcattatcactgaatctcataaacatgattaaccccgccgcatttttgcgtctgtcccaagtcaggagcctctggcctttgtaagtcttatattattttaatttaagtttcttatgtacaatttggaaattagtatggcgttcattatcactgaactagtatatatttgtttaggggccaggtGAAGGACAGccccgggtgcaggaatttttcgaacattgaagacctgttcatgaccttctgctgttgttttttctatggtcgggttgttgtctctttgacacattccccatttccattcttaattttattttttatgaaaatatacttttatatcCACGATCCTTGAAAATGGTatccaacaaaaataaatgaatccacagttatATGTCCTGTTATATCACTACTCTGATTGGTgttgtaaacatggtaaagacAAATGactattaataataatttaaagaaaaaattaatcataattcaatttattaCCTATTTTCTTTACCAAGTGATATGTTTCTGATAACTTGAATAACAACAAATGTAGAACTCAGTGCAAATCCTCCAAAAACTAAGCATGCTAACGGTACATAGATATTATTGTGAAGATTGATTAGCATAGAACACCCCCATCTTTCTAAATAACCATGTGTTCAATCAGGGTCATTTACCTAAAAAagatataaactagaggctctaaagagcctgtgtcgctcaccttggtctatgtgcatattaaacaaaggacacaaatggattcatgacaaaattgtattttggtgatggtgatgtgtttgaagttcttactttactgaacgattttgcttcttacaattatatctataatgaactttgcccattagtaacagaagactatatttggtaaaaatttacataaatttaccaaattaatgaaaattgttaaaaattgactataaagggcaataactccttaaggggtcaattgaccatttaggtcatgttgacttatttgtagatcttactttgctgaacattattgctgtttacagtttatcgctatctataatagtattcaagataaccaaaaacggcaaaacttctttaaaaattaccaattggagggcagcaacccaacaaccagttgtccaattcatctgaaaaattcagggcagatagatattgacttgattaacaatttaacttcttgtcagatttgctctagatgctttggtttcatagttataagccaaaaactgcattttacccctatgttctatttttagccgtggcggccatcttggttgaatggccaggtcatcggacacatttttcaaactagataccccaaagatgattgtggcctagtagtttcagtggagattttgtaaaagattacttagatttatgaaaaatggttaaagattgactataaagggcaataactcctaaaggggtcaactgaccattttggtcatgttgacttatttgtagatcttactttgctgaacattattgctgtttacaatttatctctatctataataatattcaagataataaccaaaaa
It contains:
- the LOC134683408 gene encoding ferredoxin-fold anticodon-binding domain-containing protein 1 homolog isoform X1, producing the protein MLINLHNNIYVPLACLVFGGFALSSTFVVIQVIRNISLGKENRMNSSFEGQILLLGEGDFSFSVAMVKFLSKQYRKLMVSTSFETEESIQKHKTALENIDLLKEHGVTVYLATDATKVHTDPRFKNDKFDRIIFNFPHSGGKSNHKKNRKLLSDFFCSAVNIITDEGQILMTLCKGQGGTPADKPMRAWYDSWQVVSMAANAGLILKDFWPFVVNDFEEYSSTGFRSQDKGFNTERAITHVFQKGEIIPLPTESIPLTLIKSEYLNRRISRNLFMVENHPVSQVYKHLESHIAEQFSIELVPAPDPVLGQAPGSLKELLTGINGDVAKSKYFENFDLRFYRTEKCSEFDGKQTFENCAMKNHSKLSNENSCLSKGEIIYKEQEGEVTECQAGVEAVPKTSDCHLRFSLLEHFPFLLNKIAYSNHETAGNVKEINDELENLHCEQFSDSDQQIKDKMPPLCLMTGQVFRPCEINPFTCPVKSEMLGVFNFKSGEISKSEDISSSFKKLTACLDASFPGLKISCDALENLDTDLPGLNAIGSMQVDFDCPSEIRDRTIGHLWFYKNHSNKNTVNCLVFVLDLNLLTLAAFRLPHVELLFSNNLDFSKQCSIRGDNSFEYSPVSLFPVMFDHDMSFWENEKKDFDEYIFFDVIRGVAKDSVMSVKLIDTYICDITGRKSRCYRLQFQSHDKVLSYDTSWKLQSKIRLEVARELEISLR
- the LOC134683408 gene encoding ferredoxin-fold anticodon-binding domain-containing protein 1 homolog isoform X2 → MREKGNLCQMSEYLYEIRFYFFLDCEKHFRMNSSFEGQILLLGEGDFSFSVAMVKFLSKQYRKLMVSTSFETEESIQKHKTALENIDLLKEHGVTVYLATDATKVHTDPRFKNDKFDRIIFNFPHSGGKSNHKKNRKLLSDFFCSAVNIITDEGQILMTLCKGQGGTPADKPMRAWYDSWQVVSMAANAGLILKDFWPFVVNDFEEYSSTGFRSQDKGFNTERAITHVFQKGEIIPLPTESIPLTLIKSEYLNRRISRNLFMVENHPVSQVYKHLESHIAEQFSIELVPAPDPVLGQAPGSLKELLTGINGDVAKSKYFENFDLRFYRTEKCSEFDGKQTFENCAMKNHSKLSNENSCLSKGEIIYKEQEGEVTECQAGVEAVPKTSDCHLRFSLLEHFPFLLNKIAYSNHETAGNVKEINDELENLHCEQFSDSDQQIKDKMPPLCLMTGQVFRPCEINPFTCPVKSEMLGVFNFKSGEISKSEDISSSFKKLTACLDASFPGLKISCDALENLDTDLPGLNAIGSMQVDFDCPSEIRDRTIGHLWFYKNHSNKNTVNCLVFVLDLNLLTLAAFRLPHVELLFSNNLDFSKQCSIRGDNSFEYSPVSLFPVMFDHDMSFWENEKKDFDEYIFFDVIRGVAKDSVMSVKLIDTYICDITGRKSRCYRLQFQSHDKVLSYDTSWKLQSKIRLEVARELEISLR